From the Kribbella sp. CA-293567 genome, the window ATGCCCGACAACAGCCGAGACAACGATTCCGTCACCCTGGTACAGCACTTGGCCCGGTGGATCAGCGGTGCGCTGATAGCCCTGGGCCTCTTCGGATTCGTGCCAGGCTTGACGACTCACGTGTCAGGTTTGTCCTGGGCGGGCCGAGGGTCTACCGCCTCCCTGTTTGATCTGATCCAGGTGTCGGTGCTGCACAACGTTGTTCATCTGGCGGTCGGAGCCGGCGCTCTTGCTACCGCCCGCCGCCCACCCGCAGCACGCAGACTCCTGGCTGCCGGCGGCCTGCTGTATTCGGGGCTGGCCGTCTACGGCTGGGCGCTGAACCGCGGATGGGCGAGCTGGAACTTCCTGCCGTTCAACGAAGCCGGCAGTTGGCTGCATCTCCTGCTGGCGCTGGTGCTCGTGATGTCCGCGGCCGGCGCTCCCGGCCTGAGCTACACCGAACTGAGAGATCATCGCCGGGGAACGGGCAGCTGAATCAAGCCGCGAGACGATCGACCGACTGTCCTGATTCAGCGTCCTGGGCGAGGGACACGGCGGACCATCAGCGATCACGCCGCCCTACGGCCGGACGCAGCGCAGACCGGCGATGGTGTCCGCCATGACTCTCGATCTCGAAGACTTTGTCGAGGCTCGTACGCCGCAACAGCTCGGTGACCTGGTGATTCGCGTGCCGGACCACCACTCCGCCACCGCGACGCCGACAGGCGCGGTGAGTGTCCAGCAACCCCGCCAACAGCTGAGGAGAGATCTGGTCAACCTCCGACAGGTCGACGACAACCAGGTAGGTGCCGTCCATCACCAGATCGCGCAACTGCCACCGCAGCCCGGCCATACCTCGGGCCAGCAGCGCATCGGTCACGGTCACGATCGCCTTCGACGGGAGCGGGCTGTGCAGGACGTTCGACATGAGGTACCTCCGAGCTGATCGACCTGTTCTCCAAGCCTCTCCAACCGACATTGAGACCGGTCGAGCCCCTCCGTGAAGATCGGATGACGCAAC encodes:
- a CDS encoding DUF4383 domain-containing protein, with translation MPDNSRDNDSVTLVQHLARWISGALIALGLFGFVPGLTTHVSGLSWAGRGSTASLFDLIQVSVLHNVVHLAVGAGALATARRPPAARRLLAAGGLLYSGLAVYGWALNRGWASWNFLPFNEAGSWLHLLLALVLVMSAAGAPGLSYTELRDHRRGTGS
- a CDS encoding STAS domain-containing protein, yielding MSNVLHSPLPSKAIVTVTDALLARGMAGLRWQLRDLVMDGTYLVVVDLSEVDQISPQLLAGLLDTHRACRRRGGGVVVRHANHQVTELLRRTSLDKVFEIESHGGHHRRSALRPAVGRRDR